The genome window TTGTTCGACGAGTTTTTTAGTAGATCTTGATTGATGAAGAATTGATAACTTGGTTCGTTATGATAGTTTATATTAATCAAAGTAGGTTGATCCTTTCTTCGCCTTTTTCATTTCAGAAGAAGATTGCGTTTAAACCTTAGATTTCTTCAGTGCTGGCGATCTAGTGGGTCAAGAATAGGTGAATAAGAAACTGACATGACAAACTATAGTTTTTTTGTTACATCTTCAATATTGCAGTTTCTTTAGACATGCATATTAACTAGTCGAGTAATGTTGTTGTTCTTTTGCGGGACTGTGATTTGGAATTATTATTAGAGTTCTTGGTGAAAGACAACTGGGAGTTTATCACTTTCATCCTTCCTGCTGTCACTTTTGCAATTGCCTTAATTAGATATGGTGACTCTTAACCGATCTTTTGGTTTCAATTTTTGTTACAGGAGAAAAAATGATTAATCTATTTAAAGTTAAAGCAAAGCAGAGGGAAAATGCAGAAAATGCCAATGGTAAGACTCCAGTGAAAAAGCAGAGTGCAGGGGAATTACGTCTTCATAAAGGTAAAAGTTGTTATCTGCATCTTGAAATGTTTATTTACTTTGTGTATCGAATGTGATTATGGATGCGAAACTTTTCATGAATCTCTGTTTACGTTGGTATTCTATATTTCAGGAAATGTTATATCTAATTGTTTATACGGTTGTCCGTTTTGGGAAAGCAGAAATGAAAGAATATTTCAGGAATGTTATACCTAATCGTTTATACGGTTCTCCGCTTTGGAAAGCAGAAATGAAAGAATTTGTGGCTCATTGCCTGTTGTTAAAAACTTTGAAGTTTTTTTTCTGGAGACTGGTTCTCTTTGTTTACGATTCTTTATGTTTAGGTTTCTGGTTTCCTAACAGTCTTGACTTTGCTTGTAGATATCAGTGAATTGAATCTTCCAAAAACTTGTACCATAGCATTCCCAAATGGCAAGGATGACTTGATGAACTTCGAGGTTACCGTTCGGCCTGATGAAGGATATTATCAGTGAGTAGGCTGCATTGCTTCTGCATATTTTTTTCCTCATATTTATACATTTGTGTCTTAGTACCCTCTTCGATAAAGAAGATTATGAATTCGTCTCGTCATGTTGTTTCTACACAGCATGGTCTTAACGCTGATGATTTTAGCTTATACCCACAGTTAAGGGTGTACCGTGCAATTTCAAAATTTCCTTCATTTGAAATTACCTGGATTTTATGGAAATAACAAATGTTCTTCTTTTTTTGTCAGAGGTGGTACATTTTTGTTCACTTTCCAAGTTTCTCCTGTATATCCTTATGAACCACCAAAGGTTAAATGCAAAACGAAGGTAAA of Rutidosis leptorrhynchoides isolate AG116_Rl617_1_P2 unplaced genomic scaffold, CSIRO_AGI_Rlap_v1 contig174, whole genome shotgun sequence contains these proteins:
- the LOC139881600 gene encoding NEDD8-conjugating enzyme Ubc12-like, with the translated sequence MINLFKVKAKQRENAENANGKTPVKKQSAGELRLHKDISELNLPKTCTIAFPNGKDDLMNFEVTVRPDEGYYQGGTFLFTFQVSPVYPYEPPKVKCKTKVYHPNIDLEGNVCLNILR